The window GGCTGGGGCTTTTTTATGGGGTGTCGTTCATGCTCGTCTGCCTGAAGATCCGCGAGGGCAGCTATCCCCCGGTCGACATTGCCAGCCAGATGCAGCGAAGCCCGGCAGCCGGGATCGCAGGTTATCTCAGGACGTGCTTTTCCAAGCCTTATTACGTCTCGGTGTTTCTCATGATGACCCTGGCTGCCCTGGCCTTCCTGCCGATGAACACCTTTGCAATCCGCTATGCAGGCCATCTGCATATCGGGATGGATGCCTATGGAAAGGTGGTTGCATTGACTTATCTCATCTCGCTCCTGCTCGCGTATCCGCTCGGGTGGCTGGCCGATGTCTTTCATCCGCTGCGCGTCGGGGCGGTGACGCTCGGCCTGTACGCGGGCGCGATGCTGTGGACGGCCAGCCGGGCGGCGACCGGAGAGGCCTTCCTGCCGGCCCTGCTGCTGCATGGGGTCTGCTCGGGCAGCTATTTCACCTGCTCCGCCTCGCTCGGCAACCGCCTGTACCCCGCCTCGCATTTCGCCCGGTACGCCTCGGCGGCGGGCATCCTGATCTCGCTTTCGGCCTTGTTTTTCCCGGTCGCCATGGGAGCCCTCATCGACTGGGGAGGCGAGGCGTATCACTGGGTGTTTCCCGCCGCGGGAGGCATCGCTCTTTGCGGCCTGGTGCTCACGGTGTCAGTGTACAGGCAGTTTCTACGCCATGGTGGACTTAAAAGCTATGCGGCTCCGTGAAATGAGAGAACACGGCCTGTCATCAGCGTATCAAGACACCGCCATGGAACGCCGCCGGGCGGGAGACGGCAATACACCCCGCCTATCGCGCCCGATCCGGATGGCGGTGGCGGGCATCGGTGGATTCGCCGACCTGCATCATCTCGCCCTATCGAGACTGGAGGAGGAAAAGGCGGTGCGCGTGGTCGCCTCCTGCGACCCGGCCCTGGAGGCGCTCGCTGCGCAATGCGAGGCCCACCGCTTCGGCAGCCGGGGGGTCGTTGCGTACAAGGACTTCGAGACCATGCTCTCGCTACATGGGCGGGAGATAGATGCCATCTCGATCTCCAGTCCCATCCCCTTTCATCGCGAACATCATCGGATGAGCATCGGCAATGGGATCGCCTGCTACGTGGAAAAGCCGCCCTCGCTCGATCCCGAGGAGTTGGAGGAGATGATCGGCACGGATCTGCTGGCGGAGTATCCCTCGGCAGTGGGTTTCAATCACATCTCCCAGCCGTGGCGGCTGCGGTTGAAAGAACGGGTGCTGGCCGGGGAGTTTGGCCGTCTCCTCGAGGTGGGTTTTGCGGGATTCTGGCGAAGGCCGATCGGATATTTCGCACGAAATGGCTGGGCGGGAAGACTGACCTTTGGCGACAAGATCCTGCTGGATTCCTGCTGCGGCAATGCCATGTCGCATTATCTGCACAACATGCTCTTTCACGCGGGTGCGGGCGGCCTCTGGGATTGGGCGCATCCGGTCGACGTCACCGCCGAGCTTTACCGCTCGAACGACATCGAGAGCCCGGACACTATCTTTGCCCGCGGCACGCTGGAGGGAGGGACGCTATTTCGCATCGTCGCCAGCCACGCCTGCGAGACACGGCTGAGGCAGCGTGAGATCATCCGGTGCGCCGACGCGCTGATCGAAATCCCGGAGGACGGACGTGGCACGATCTCCAGGCGCGGCGAGATCATCGAGCGATTTGCCGCCTCCAGTCTCCCGCCGCCAACCCTGCTTCAGGAGAACCTGCTGGAGTACCTCGCCTTCCTGGCGGGAGAGCGCAGCCGGCCATCGTCGACGCTGGCTGACTGCCGCGCGTTCGTGTCCCTCAACGCCCGGTTGTATCTTTCCAGCCCCTGCATTCACCGGGTCGATGACGCCCACCTCAGCCTGCTCGCTGCGGACGATTTCGGCGGCGTTACGCTCATCATTCCCGGCATTGAGCAGACCGGCGAGAGTTTCATGATCGACGGGAAGCTCCCTTCCGAAAGAGGTTCGGCATGGGCCATGGAGGGTAGCGCGCGACATTTCTCGGGCGAAATCGCGCCCAACCTGCTACGCCAAAAGATCAACCGCCTCCAGGCATGCACGCGGGAAGCTCCGCTCCGCGCTCTCGACAAAATCAGGAAAGCCTGACTCCACAATCCCGCACGTCGATGAAGATCCTCAAGTGTGTTTGTTGCGAGGAGAGAGGGATGAACGCCGCCTAGGCTTGGAACAGACGAGTTCCCCGCGGCCGCCCTTACTTCCCCGAGGCGATGGTGCCACCGAGGGTGATGTCGTCGAGGACGAGGGGCTGGCCGGTGTCGGAGTGCTCGGCGGCGCCATAGGCGAGGAAGCGGAAGAGGGCGGTCTTGCCTGCGGGAATGGTGAAGGGCTCGCCCTTGACCTTTCTCTCCACGAGGCGGTCGGCGGGCGCGGCCGGGTCGACGAGCTGGACAGGGGCGCCGAAGGGCCGAAAATCCCGCCCGTCGTCGAGTGCAACCTCCCACTGGCCCTGGCGCGGGATGACCCGCTCGCCGCCGCGAAGATACGCGGTGCGGAACGCGATGGTGGTCACGGTTACGTCAGCCCCGGCTGCCGAGACGGAAAAGGAAAACTCGAGCTCGTGCGCGGTGGCGGCAGCGAGAGTGTCGGCCTGCTGCGTGGCCGCAAGCGGTCGCACCTGAAGGACGAGGAAACCACCACTATTGACTCCTCCCACATTCCCGGCATGGGTCGCTCCCTCGCCCGCGATGTAGAGAAGGTCGTATGCGTCGGGAGCCTTGTTGAGCGGGATCTGGAGGTCGATCTTGCCGCCGAGTGCGGCGGAGGGTTTCTGGTATTCATCGACACCCGGGAGGGCGTCGCCCTCGATGAAGCCTGTGCCGCGTTCGATCGGGCCGGCCTTCACCCCCGGCGCTGTGGTGGAGGGAGCGAAGGGCGCAACGGTATTGGGTGAAGGATCATCAAAATAGAAGGTAACCAGCGGTACATCTGCCGCGACCGCTGTCGAAGCAGCGGTCAGCAGGATAAGAAACAAGCTTTTCATTACACGTATCAGTGAGCAACCCTCGCATCTCCACGATAGGAGAGACACTTCGTTTTTGCAACGGCCCCCGGGCACGCATCCCTTTACGTCGGGAAACCCGCTCAGCCAGTATGAGTTACGCGAAACATGGAATTTACCTGATTCGCAGACCTCCGCGACGTTGCATAAGAAATTTCCTATTCCCTGGCATCCGTCCCGCTTCGGCTCAGATTTGTGCTAGCCCTTCGTCGATGAAAGGGCATGAATGCGCCGAGACCCGCGTGGACATGGGAGGTGACTCCGCCGCTACGCGACCACGCGTTTGCGGAAACGAATCGCACAACAGATCGCACCCAGCAACAAAGCAAGAGAGATGGATGGTTCCGGGACCGCGGTCGTTCGAAGCTCCTTCAACGTAAAGTTCAGACTTGCGCCTGAACCAGCGGTAAAAAGCGCTACCTTCACGATCTGCCCATTGAATCCTGCAACTGGCGCATAACGAGTCAATACAGCACTCATCTCCACGCCGGGTGAATATGATCCCCAGGACCCATCGAAATAAACGGTATTCTCCTCGGTATCGAGAAGCGCAATCTGGAAAGCGGAACCAGGATTGGCTCCACTGAGTGTCCCGGTAAGGGTCAGCTCGATCGTCGACGCCGGGATGATCACCGTGGAAATGATGCCCGCAAGTTCCGACCAGTCATTACCGGAAATCTGCAGCGACGAATGAGTCTGCACATCCGTAAAGTCGCTATAAGTGATCGTAAACTGGTCGGAACCAAAATTTGTGAGTATCTGGGCGCGGGCCTGTTGCACCTGGACTATGACCAACGCAAGAAGAACGACGAAGGATTTCATAAAAGCAAAAGTGATGCCGGACTAGCGGAAGTTCTGGATAAGCGAGGTGGAGCCAGCTCCCGAACCCGGCCGCGAGATCAAAAGTCCTGCTCCCGAGGGTGTGGCCAGGGTGTCGGCTATCGTGTTGAGCCCGACAGCACGCCAGTGTGAGCCATCATGGTAATATTTTTTCCAGGTGTTCGCGTACCAAAGCATGACCATGTCCGCTGCGGTCGGAGAGGCGGAGGATATCCAACCCGGCAGACTTTCCAGTCCAGTCGTTGCCAGCGTCTGGCCCGTGGTGGGAGTTGAAGAAATCGCGGTTATGCCAGAGTTTGCAATATCAACCACCCGACGGCTGCGCAAAGCCTGTCCATGCAAGGAAAAGGTAAGCGGCGATGCCGCCAGACGGGAAAAGAGGACGGCGGTGGAGGGCAAAATCGGAATATTTCCCGCTCCAGTTTCCAGGCTCGCCTGTCTCCAGCTTCCGCTCGTGGTGTTGTAATAGTATTTCTTCCATGTATTCCCGGAAAGAATCTGCACGTAATCCGCGGCATTCGCCGTGTCGCCACCGAGAACTCCCGTACTTCCGGGCGAGCCAAAAACAGAGCTGATGGTCGGGCAAGGGTGGAGTTCATACGCATCTCCCGCCGCGATCCCGAGCGCAACAAGACCCGTAGGCGGAACACCATCGATGGCCGCCGTAGTCGCAGTATTCGCGATAGCTGTCGACACAAGAAAGGTGCGTCCAAGGCCAGCTCCGCTGGTAAAGTGCACGAGATACGGCGAGGTAGGGTTTGAAAGCTGACCCGCAGTCCATCCCGCTTGCGAGTCGCTGATGGAGGAGGCACTCACTCCTGTGAGGATGCCGCTCATACGACCGGAAGCCACGGGAGCGCCGAGCAACGGCAGGGAGAAAAAGGTATTTGCGCGTGCAGTGCCGGTTCCTGGTGCGATCGGAATCGACAATGTCTGTGGCGCACCCGGTCCCGTTTTTTCCATCACCGCCAAGGTAAATATCTGGTCGACGGAACCTGTCGTGTTGCTTGCTGTAAGCGTGAATGTCGTCGTTCCCGCCGCCACAGGTGTACCTTTTAGCAAACCAGTCGCGGCATCGAGGGTCATCCATGAGGGCAACCCTGACGCACTAAAGGTCGGGGCAGGATGCCCGGTTGCGGCAACCTGAAATGCAAAGGCATCGCCTTTCACGCAGGTTGCGCTGGCCGGGCTTACAAAAGCAGGCACAGCCGTCGCGAGATAGGGCTTGAGCAGCGGGACCAGGTAATTCGTTATCTGAGCATGCCCCGCAGGACTCGGGTGGATTCCATCCGCCAGGATGTCCACCGTCCAGCCCGTGGTATCAATATAGTGAACCTTTCCGTCTCCAGCAGAGATGACGGCCTGGGCGGCATTGGCTATGGCTGCATTGACGTTAGCATACGGAATGCTCACGGGACGCATCACAAAAATGTGCGCGTCTGGATGGCTGGCCCGAACCCGCTGGATAAAATTCACATATGCGGTCTGGAATGCGGAGACCAAACTGGGCGCGCCTGTGATCTGCGCCGCGTCATTCGTGCCGAGATTGATCACGATGATACGGGGCTTGTAGGGGGACTGATTGAAGTTCCATAACCCTGCCGTACCCGAGCCATAGGTCGCCATCGCAATATTGAAATAGGCATCCTGCATGCCGATATTGGCAGGATTAGTCGTTACATACCCGTATCCCGTCTGGAGAGCGATTCCGGGCCAGCAGATCCGGCTGCTCTCCACTCCCAGCGCATGGGGAGCCAGCCAGGAATAGCCATCATTCCATGCCGTGATCGAGTCGCCGATAAACTCGATCTCGTTGGGATCCATCACGGCATCGACCAGGTTTGCCGCGGAATCGACATAGATCTGACTGCATCGAATGATGTCTGGATACATGGCTCCGGCCACAGTCACGGTATGCACTCCCCCAGGGGAAAGGTCGCGGGCAAGTTCCGTATAGCCCTTGACTCCACTGTAACGAGTAGTGACACCATCGACTGTCACATCGAGATTGGTGATCGCCGAGAGATTGACCGCCGCGTAGGTGCCAGTGAAACTGAGTTTGAAATACGGCCTTACATAATCGCTCGTCAGCCCCGACGAGCCCTCGCTCCAACGACCTACGTACTTGATCCTGGGATCTGAGGGTGCGATGGCCTGGAGTTTGCGAAGCAGGCTCGTACGTGGAGCCAGCACCGTACTGCGATCAGCTCCATATAGCGTGACATCGACACTCAGAGCATCCGGGGCGAGTCCATCGAGTGGAGCATCAAGATCGACATTGGTAAAACTCACCCCGGAACCTCCCATCGCGGCAATGGTCACGGGCTTGGTCACGCTGCTTCTTAATGTCCCCTGCTGCGAGATATTCAGAACGGCAAAACCTTCGATGGAGGAGTTTACGAGAGAGTTTTGAATCGTCACGCCAGCCACCAGCGAAGTGTCAGATGGCTTGAGTGTGGTCACGGCGTTGCCATTGGAGTCGAGGATATTGGAAACCGGGGAGAAATAGATGCCGTCCGGGATTTTTCCCACCGAGATATTATCGATATAGTAAGGAGCGGAGTAAGCGGCGGTCGATGGAGCGGTCAGAATGACGGCCACACGCGTAGCCCCGGGCTGAACGGTGTTCTTCGTCGCGGAAACGGGATAGATCGGGATTTGATTCCACGCACCCCTGACGAGGTTGGACGCAGGGAAGGTCTTGGAATCCGATATGATCAGGTCTCCCGCCGTAGCATCGTAGGACGAAAAAGAGACTGTCGGAAATCCCGTCGTCGGGTCAGCCGAGGCCGGGACGTACAACCAGTAATAGCCCCCCACTTTGTCGCCGATCCGAGGCAGATTATCAGTCGTCGCAGACGACAGGTCCGCAGGGTTCCAGGCAAAACCTGCGGCACCCACCGCCGCCATATTGTAGCCGCTTTGAGCTGCTCCGGGCGAGGTGCTGGAGGGATTCGTGACGAGTTGCAACGCCGCCGAAACATTGGAACCCCAGTACTGATTACCCACAGAGGCATTTCCAACTTCAAAGTCTCCGTTGAAGGTGGAGCCCGAGTATGGTCGGAAAACCGGGATCGCCCCCACGCTGACCAGCCCTGCTCCCCCAGGGGTCTCCTGAGACTTGCGCCCGAAGGTCACCGCATTGATGTAACAATTCACCCCACCGCTCGAGAGGATATT of the Terrimicrobium sacchariphilum genome contains:
- a CDS encoding Gfo/Idh/MocA family protein, with amino-acid sequence MERRRAGDGNTPRLSRPIRMAVAGIGGFADLHHLALSRLEEEKAVRVVASCDPALEALAAQCEAHRFGSRGVVAYKDFETMLSLHGREIDAISISSPIPFHREHHRMSIGNGIACYVEKPPSLDPEELEEMIGTDLLAEYPSAVGFNHISQPWRLRLKERVLAGEFGRLLEVGFAGFWRRPIGYFARNGWAGRLTFGDKILLDSCCGNAMSHYLHNMLFHAGAGGLWDWAHPVDVTAELYRSNDIESPDTIFARGTLEGGTLFRIVASHACETRLRQREIIRCADALIEIPEDGRGTISRRGEIIERFAASSLPPPTLLQENLLEYLAFLAGERSRPSSTLADCRAFVSLNARLYLSSPCIHRVDDAHLSLLAADDFGGVTLIIPGIEQTGESFMIDGKLPSERGSAWAMEGSARHFSGEIAPNLLRQKINRLQACTREAPLRALDKIRKA
- a CDS encoding MFS transporter is translated as MGISEKTVTRRCPPENRREGLPARRESDQPRWRAGTLAYTSSGLYLLFAWLLLGDFSWSMRERSVAPMAQWYLGQLGISNLLFALLTGSIPALLGISIAPIVSVMSDRHRGPRGRRIPFLLMTTPFAAGAMIGLGLTPLLARAVTGWLPGLDATTTALIGFCLSWTIFEIATIAGGAVFGGLLNDVVPPGLIGRFHGLFRAVSLVDGILFNYWLMGHTPGYFTPILVGLGLFYGVSFMLVCLKIREGSYPPVDIASQMQRSPAAGIAGYLRTCFSKPYYVSVFLMMTLAALAFLPMNTFAIRYAGHLHIGMDAYGKVVALTYLISLLLAYPLGWLADVFHPLRVGAVTLGLYAGAMLWTASRAATGEAFLPALLLHGVCSGSYFTCSASLGNRLYPASHFARYASAAGILISLSALFFPVAMGALIDWGGEAYHWVFPAAGGIALCGLVLTVSVYRQFLRHGGLKSYAAP
- a CDS encoding PEP-CTERM sorting domain-containing protein (PEP-CTERM proteins occur, often in large numbers, in the proteomes of bacteria that also encode an exosortase, a predicted intramembrane cysteine proteinase. The presence of a PEP-CTERM domain at a protein's C-terminus predicts cleavage within the sorting domain, followed by covalent anchoring to some some component of the (usually Gram-negative) cell surface. Many PEP-CTERM proteins exhibit an unusual sequence composition that includes large numbers of potential glycosylation sites. Expression of one such protein has been shown restore the ability of a bacterium to form floc, a type of biofilm.), producing the protein MKSFVVLLALVIVQVQQARAQILTNFGSDQFTITYSDFTDVQTHSSLQISGNDWSELAGIISTVIIPASTIELTLTGTLSGANPGSAFQIALLDTEENTVYFDGSWGSYSPGVEMSAVLTRYAPVAGFNGQIVKVALFTAGSGASLNFTLKELRTTAVPEPSISLALLLGAICCAIRFRKRVVA
- a CDS encoding GDSL-type esterase/lipase family protein; translation: MRAPILPHRSPVCIRGSLLFLLSILYACWGGVMTTSVASGLTPYDCWGNLSFLPGPVGISSFSANGTAVSFPADPTSGHPGGGPNVLHIDGTSFVSVWGTHTSGSVFPASGDSVGGSFWIYLLSSPSAGASVDVRMTGYDGSNAETVFCHTSAVDLSALPLNTWVEIPLTPASATWVPGLTLGFNILSSGGVNCYINAVTFGRKSQETPGGAGLVSVGAIPVFRPYSGSTFNGDFEVGNASVGNQYWGSNVSAALQLVTNPSSTSPGAAQSGYNMAAVGAAGFAWNPADLSSATTDNLPRIGDKVGGYYWLYVPASADPTTGFPTVSFSSYDATAGDLIISDSKTFPASNLVRGAWNQIPIYPVSATKNTVQPGATRVAVILTAPSTAAYSAPYYIDNISVGKIPDGIYFSPVSNILDSNGNAVTTLKPSDTSLVAGVTIQNSLVNSSIEGFAVLNISQQGTLRSSVTKPVTIAAMGGSGVSFTNVDLDAPLDGLAPDALSVDVTLYGADRSTVLAPRTSLLRKLQAIAPSDPRIKYVGRWSEGSSGLTSDYVRPYFKLSFTGTYAAVNLSAITNLDVTVDGVTTRYSGVKGYTELARDLSPGGVHTVTVAGAMYPDIIRCSQIYVDSAANLVDAVMDPNEIEFIGDSITAWNDGYSWLAPHALGVESSRICWPGIALQTGYGYVTTNPANIGMQDAYFNIAMATYGSGTAGLWNFNQSPYKPRIIVINLGTNDAAQITGAPSLVSAFQTAYVNFIQRVRASHPDAHIFVMRPVSIPYANVNAAIANAAQAVISAGDGKVHYIDTTGWTVDILADGIHPSPAGHAQITNYLVPLLKPYLATAVPAFVSPASATCVKGDAFAFQVAATGHPAPTFSASGLPSWMTLDAATGLLKGTPVAAGTTTFTLTASNTTGSVDQIFTLAVMEKTGPGAPQTLSIPIAPGTGTARANTFFSLPLLGAPVASGRMSGILTGVSASSISDSQAGWTAGQLSNPTSPYLVHFTSGAGLGRTFLVSTAIANTATTAAIDGVPPTGLVALGIAAGDAYELHPCPTISSVFGSPGSTGVLGGDTANAADYVQILSGNTWKKYYYNTTSGSWRQASLETGAGNIPILPSTAVLFSRLAASPLTFSLHGQALRSRRVVDIANSGITAISSTPTTGQTLATTGLESLPGWISSASPTAADMVMLWYANTWKKYYHDGSHWRAVGLNTIADTLATPSGAGLLISRPGSGAGSTSLIQNFR